From the Brachyhypopomus gauderio isolate BG-103 chromosome 5, BGAUD_0.2, whole genome shotgun sequence genome, one window contains:
- the atp5if1a gene encoding ATPase inhibitor A, mitochondrial: MARLLRSSLRAYFTSQIRMSSDQLGELGKGAGKGGGGGGSIREAGGAFGKKQAAEEEHYFRQKEKEQLAALRHHHQEEIEHHKKEIERLQREIDRHKGKIRKLKHDD; this comes from the exons ATGGCACGGCTGCTAAGGAGTAGTTTACGAGCATATTTCACGAGTCAGATCCGGATGAGCTCGGATCAG CTCGGGGAGTTGGGGAAGGGTGCCgggaaaggaggaggaggaggcggttCGATAAGAGAAGCTGGCGGCGCTTTCGGGAAGAAGCAGGCGGCCGAAGAAGAACATTACTTCAG ACAAAAAGAGAAGGAGCAGTTGGCTGCGTTGAGACACCACCACCAGGAGGAGATCGAGCACCACAAGAAGGAGATTGAGCGGCTGCAACGCGAGATCGATCGTCACAAGGGCAAGATCCGCAAACTCAAACATGACGACTGA